In a single window of the Callithrix jacchus isolate 240 chromosome 1, calJac240_pri, whole genome shotgun sequence genome:
- the SLC2A8 gene encoding solute carrier family 2, facilitated glucose transporter member 8 isoform X8, giving the protein MTPEDPEETQPLLEPPGGSAPRGRRVFLAAFAAALGPLSFGFALGYSSPAIPSLQRAAPPTPRLDDEAASWFGAIVTLGAAAGGVLGGWLVDRAGRKLSLLLCSVPFVTGFAVITAAQDVWMLLGGRLLTGLACGVASLVAPVYISEIAYPAVRGLLGSCVQLMVVIGILLAYLAGWVLEWRWLAVLGCVPPSLMLLLMCFMPETPRFLLTQHRRQEAMAALQFLCGSEQGWEEPPTGAEQGFHLALLWQPGIYKPFVIGVSLMAFQQLSGVNAIMFYAQTIFEEAKFKDSSLASIIVGVIQVLFTAVAALIMDRAGRRLLLALSGVVMVFSMSAFGAYFKLTQGSPGNSSHVALSAPVSTEPVDANVGLAWLTVGSMCLFIAGGPQALRSLLARLRLLHLQCPFHLVLCS; this is encoded by the exons ATGACGCCCGAAGACCCTGAGGAGACCCAGCCGCTTCTGGAGCCTCCTGGCGGCAG CGCGCCCCGCGGCCGCCGCGTCTTCCTTGCCGCCTTCGCCGCTGCCCTGGGCCCACTCAGCTTCGGCTTCGCGCTCGGCTACAGCTCCCCGGCCATCCCAAGCCTGCAGCGCGCCGCGCCCCCGACCCCACGCCTGGACGACGAAGCCGCCTCCTGGTTCGGG GCCATCGTGACCCTGGGCGCCGCGGCAGGGGGTGTGCTGGGCGGCTGGCTGGTGGACCGTGCCGGGCGCAAGCTGAGCCTCCTGCTGTGCTCCGTGCCCTTCGTGACCGGCTTTGCTGTCATCACCGCGGCCCAGGACGTGTGGATGCTGCTGGGGGGCCGCCTCCTCACCGGCCTGGCCTGCGGTGTTGCCTCCCTAGTGGCCCCG GTCTACATCTCCGAAATCGCCTACCCAGCAGTCCGGGGGCTGCTCGGCTCCTGTGTGCAGCTGATGGTCGTCATCGGCATCCTCCTGGCCTACCTGGCAG GCTGGGTGCTGGAGTGGCGCTGGCTGGCTGTGCTGGGCTGCGTGCCTCCCTCCCTGATGCTGCTGCTCATGTGCTTCATGCCTGAGACCCCACGCTTCCTGCTGACTCAGCACAGGCGCCAGGAGGCCATGGCCGCCCTGCAGTTCCTGTGTGGCTCCGAGCAGGGCTGGGAAGAACCCCCAACTGGGGCCGAGCAG GGCTTCCACCTGGCCCTGCTGTGGCAGCCTGGCATCTACAAGCCCTTCGTCATCGGCGTCTCCCTGATGGCCTTCCAGCAGCTGTCGGGGGTCAACGCCATTATGTTCTATGCACAGACCATCTTTGAAGAGGCCAAGTTCAAG GACAGCAGCCTGGCCTCAATCATTGTGGGTGTCATCCAGGTGCTGTTCACAGCTGTGGCAGCCCTCATCATGGACAGAGCAGGGCGGAGGCTGCTCCTGGCCTTGTCAG GTGTGGTCATGGTGTTCAGCATGAGTGCCTTCGGTGCCTACTTCAAGCTGACCCAGGGTAGCCCTGGCAACTCCTCGCATGTGGCCCTCTCAGCGCCCGTCTCCACAGAGCCTGTTGATGCCAACGTGGGGCTGGCCTGGCTGACTGTGGGCAGCATGTGTCTCTTCATTGCCG GAGGTCCTCAGGCCCTACGGAGCCTTCTGGCTCGCCTCCGCCTTCTGCATCTTCAGTGTCCTTTTCACCTTGTTCTGTGTTCCTGA
- the SLC2A8 gene encoding solute carrier family 2, facilitated glucose transporter member 8 isoform X7, whose protein sequence is MTPEDPEETQPLLEPPGGSAPRGRRVFLAAFAAALGPLSFGFALGYSSPAIPSLQRAAPPTPRLDDEAASWFGAIVTLGAAAGGVLGGWLVDRAGRKLSLLLCSVPFVTGFAVITAAQDVWMLLGGRLLTGLACGVASLVAPVYISEIAYPAVRGLLGSCVQLMVVIGILLAYLAGWVLEWRWLAVLGCVPPSLMLLLMCFMPETPRFLLTQHRRQEAMAALQFLCGSEQGWEEPPTGAEQRGAPCRREERDPDGQSPSEQGFHLALLWQPGIYKPFVIGVSLMAFQQLSGVNAIMFYAQTIFEEAKFKDSSLASIIVGVIQVLFTAVAALIMDRAGRRLLLALSGVVMVFSMSAFGAYFKLTQGSPGNSSHVALSAPVSTEPVDANVGLAWLTVGSMCLFIAGGPQALRSLLARLRLLHLQCPFHLVLCS, encoded by the exons ATGACGCCCGAAGACCCTGAGGAGACCCAGCCGCTTCTGGAGCCTCCTGGCGGCAG CGCGCCCCGCGGCCGCCGCGTCTTCCTTGCCGCCTTCGCCGCTGCCCTGGGCCCACTCAGCTTCGGCTTCGCGCTCGGCTACAGCTCCCCGGCCATCCCAAGCCTGCAGCGCGCCGCGCCCCCGACCCCACGCCTGGACGACGAAGCCGCCTCCTGGTTCGGG GCCATCGTGACCCTGGGCGCCGCGGCAGGGGGTGTGCTGGGCGGCTGGCTGGTGGACCGTGCCGGGCGCAAGCTGAGCCTCCTGCTGTGCTCCGTGCCCTTCGTGACCGGCTTTGCTGTCATCACCGCGGCCCAGGACGTGTGGATGCTGCTGGGGGGCCGCCTCCTCACCGGCCTGGCCTGCGGTGTTGCCTCCCTAGTGGCCCCG GTCTACATCTCCGAAATCGCCTACCCAGCAGTCCGGGGGCTGCTCGGCTCCTGTGTGCAGCTGATGGTCGTCATCGGCATCCTCCTGGCCTACCTGGCAG GCTGGGTGCTGGAGTGGCGCTGGCTGGCTGTGCTGGGCTGCGTGCCTCCCTCCCTGATGCTGCTGCTCATGTGCTTCATGCCTGAGACCCCACGCTTCCTGCTGACTCAGCACAGGCGCCAGGAGGCCATGGCCGCCCTGCAGTTCCTGTGTGGCTCCGAGCAGGGCTGGGAAGAACCCCCAACTGGGGCCGAGCAG AGGGGAGCTCCTtgcaggagggaagagagagatccTGATGGCCAATCTCCGTCAGAGCAGGGCTTCCACCTGGCCCTGCTGTGGCAGCCTGGCATCTACAAGCCCTTCGTCATCGGCGTCTCCCTGATGGCCTTCCAGCAGCTGTCGGGGGTCAACGCCATTATGTTCTATGCACAGACCATCTTTGAAGAGGCCAAGTTCAAG GACAGCAGCCTGGCCTCAATCATTGTGGGTGTCATCCAGGTGCTGTTCACAGCTGTGGCAGCCCTCATCATGGACAGAGCAGGGCGGAGGCTGCTCCTGGCCTTGTCAG GTGTGGTCATGGTGTTCAGCATGAGTGCCTTCGGTGCCTACTTCAAGCTGACCCAGGGTAGCCCTGGCAACTCCTCGCATGTGGCCCTCTCAGCGCCCGTCTCCACAGAGCCTGTTGATGCCAACGTGGGGCTGGCCTGGCTGACTGTGGGCAGCATGTGTCTCTTCATTGCCG GAGGTCCTCAGGCCCTACGGAGCCTTCTGGCTCGCCTCCGCCTTCTGCATCTTCAGTGTCCTTTTCACCTTGTTCTGTGTTCCTGA
- the SLC2A8 gene encoding solute carrier family 2, facilitated glucose transporter member 8 isoform X1, translating into MTPEDPEETQPLLEPPGGSAPRGRRVFLAAFAAALGPLSFGFALGYSSPAIPSLQRAAPPTPRLDDEAASWFGAIVTLGAAAGGVLGGWLVDRAGRKLSLLLCSVPFVTGFAVITAAQDVWMLLGGRLLTGLACGVASLVAPVYISEIAYPAVRGLLGSCVQLMVVIGILLAYLAGWVLEWRWLAVLGCVPPSLMLLLMCFMPETPRFLLTQHRRQEAMAALQFLCGSEQGWEEPPTGAEQRGAPCRREERDPDGQSPSEQGFHLALLWQPGIYKPFVIGVSLMAFQQLSGVNAIMFYAQTIFEEAKFKDSSLASIIVGVIQVLFTAVAALIMDRAGRRLLLALSGVVMVFSMSAFGAYFKLTQGSPGNSSHVALSAPVSTEPVDANVGLAWLTVGSMCLFIAGFAMGWGPIPWLLMSEIFPLHVKGVATGVCVLTNWLMAFLVTKEFSSLMLPPVPVPAAALWTRDYLGALQTCSQPSTHDTKAAEGEVGLWDLCLLAGGAFGGWVLGTWSLLSCGCLIGEELCLPNKD; encoded by the exons ATGACGCCCGAAGACCCTGAGGAGACCCAGCCGCTTCTGGAGCCTCCTGGCGGCAG CGCGCCCCGCGGCCGCCGCGTCTTCCTTGCCGCCTTCGCCGCTGCCCTGGGCCCACTCAGCTTCGGCTTCGCGCTCGGCTACAGCTCCCCGGCCATCCCAAGCCTGCAGCGCGCCGCGCCCCCGACCCCACGCCTGGACGACGAAGCCGCCTCCTGGTTCGGG GCCATCGTGACCCTGGGCGCCGCGGCAGGGGGTGTGCTGGGCGGCTGGCTGGTGGACCGTGCCGGGCGCAAGCTGAGCCTCCTGCTGTGCTCCGTGCCCTTCGTGACCGGCTTTGCTGTCATCACCGCGGCCCAGGACGTGTGGATGCTGCTGGGGGGCCGCCTCCTCACCGGCCTGGCCTGCGGTGTTGCCTCCCTAGTGGCCCCG GTCTACATCTCCGAAATCGCCTACCCAGCAGTCCGGGGGCTGCTCGGCTCCTGTGTGCAGCTGATGGTCGTCATCGGCATCCTCCTGGCCTACCTGGCAG GCTGGGTGCTGGAGTGGCGCTGGCTGGCTGTGCTGGGCTGCGTGCCTCCCTCCCTGATGCTGCTGCTCATGTGCTTCATGCCTGAGACCCCACGCTTCCTGCTGACTCAGCACAGGCGCCAGGAGGCCATGGCCGCCCTGCAGTTCCTGTGTGGCTCCGAGCAGGGCTGGGAAGAACCCCCAACTGGGGCCGAGCAG AGGGGAGCTCCTtgcaggagggaagagagagatccTGATGGCCAATCTCCGTCAGAGCAGGGCTTCCACCTGGCCCTGCTGTGGCAGCCTGGCATCTACAAGCCCTTCGTCATCGGCGTCTCCCTGATGGCCTTCCAGCAGCTGTCGGGGGTCAACGCCATTATGTTCTATGCACAGACCATCTTTGAAGAGGCCAAGTTCAAG GACAGCAGCCTGGCCTCAATCATTGTGGGTGTCATCCAGGTGCTGTTCACAGCTGTGGCAGCCCTCATCATGGACAGAGCAGGGCGGAGGCTGCTCCTGGCCTTGTCAG GTGTGGTCATGGTGTTCAGCATGAGTGCCTTCGGTGCCTACTTCAAGCTGACCCAGGGTAGCCCTGGCAACTCCTCGCATGTGGCCCTCTCAGCGCCCGTCTCCACAGAGCCTGTTGATGCCAACGTGGGGCTGGCCTGGCTGACTGTGGGCAGCATGTGTCTCTTCATTGCCG GCTTTGCCATGGGTTGGGGGCCCATCCCCTGGCTCCTCATGTCAGAGATCTTCCCTCTGCACGTCAAGGGCGTAGCAACAGGCGTCTGCGTCCTCACTAACTGGCTCATGGCCTTTCTCGTGACCAAGGAATTCAGCAGCCTCATG CTGCCTCCTGTTCCAGTTCCTGCTGCTGCTCTGTGGACTCGGGATTACCTTGGAGCTTTGCAGACCTGCAGTCAGCCCTCCACACATGACACTAAAGCAGCAGAAGGAGAGGTGGGCCTCTGGGATCTTTGTCTTCTGGCTGGAGGTGCTTTTGGAGGTTGGGTGCTGGGCACCTGGTCGCTCCTCTCATGTGGCTGCCTTATTGGGGAGGAACTTTGTTTGCCAAATAAAGATTGA
- the SLC2A8 gene encoding solute carrier family 2, facilitated glucose transporter member 8 isoform X4: protein MTPEDPEETQPLLEPPGGSAPRGRRVFLAAFAAALGPLSFGFALGYSSPAIPSLQRAAPPTPRLDDEAASWFGAIVTLGAAAGGVLGGWLVDRAGRKLSLLLCSVPFVTGFAVITAAQDVWMLLGGRLLTGLACGVASLVAPVYISEIAYPAVRGLLGSCVQLMVVIGILLAYLAGWVLEWRWLAVLGCVPPSLMLLLMCFMPETPRFLLTQHRRQEAMAALQFLCGSEQGWEEPPTGAEQGFHLALLWQPGIYKPFVIGVSLMAFQQLSGVNAIMFYAQTIFEEAKFKDSSLASIIVGVIQVLFTAVAALIMDRAGRRLLLALSGVVMVFSMSAFGAYFKLTQGSPGNSSHVALSAPVSTEPVDANVGLAWLTVGSMCLFIAGFAMGWGPIPWLLMSEIFPLHVKGVATGVCVLTNWLMAFLVTKEFSSLMEVLRPYGAFWLASAFCIFSVLFTLFCVPETKGKTLEQITAHFEGR, encoded by the exons ATGACGCCCGAAGACCCTGAGGAGACCCAGCCGCTTCTGGAGCCTCCTGGCGGCAG CGCGCCCCGCGGCCGCCGCGTCTTCCTTGCCGCCTTCGCCGCTGCCCTGGGCCCACTCAGCTTCGGCTTCGCGCTCGGCTACAGCTCCCCGGCCATCCCAAGCCTGCAGCGCGCCGCGCCCCCGACCCCACGCCTGGACGACGAAGCCGCCTCCTGGTTCGGG GCCATCGTGACCCTGGGCGCCGCGGCAGGGGGTGTGCTGGGCGGCTGGCTGGTGGACCGTGCCGGGCGCAAGCTGAGCCTCCTGCTGTGCTCCGTGCCCTTCGTGACCGGCTTTGCTGTCATCACCGCGGCCCAGGACGTGTGGATGCTGCTGGGGGGCCGCCTCCTCACCGGCCTGGCCTGCGGTGTTGCCTCCCTAGTGGCCCCG GTCTACATCTCCGAAATCGCCTACCCAGCAGTCCGGGGGCTGCTCGGCTCCTGTGTGCAGCTGATGGTCGTCATCGGCATCCTCCTGGCCTACCTGGCAG GCTGGGTGCTGGAGTGGCGCTGGCTGGCTGTGCTGGGCTGCGTGCCTCCCTCCCTGATGCTGCTGCTCATGTGCTTCATGCCTGAGACCCCACGCTTCCTGCTGACTCAGCACAGGCGCCAGGAGGCCATGGCCGCCCTGCAGTTCCTGTGTGGCTCCGAGCAGGGCTGGGAAGAACCCCCAACTGGGGCCGAGCAG GGCTTCCACCTGGCCCTGCTGTGGCAGCCTGGCATCTACAAGCCCTTCGTCATCGGCGTCTCCCTGATGGCCTTCCAGCAGCTGTCGGGGGTCAACGCCATTATGTTCTATGCACAGACCATCTTTGAAGAGGCCAAGTTCAAG GACAGCAGCCTGGCCTCAATCATTGTGGGTGTCATCCAGGTGCTGTTCACAGCTGTGGCAGCCCTCATCATGGACAGAGCAGGGCGGAGGCTGCTCCTGGCCTTGTCAG GTGTGGTCATGGTGTTCAGCATGAGTGCCTTCGGTGCCTACTTCAAGCTGACCCAGGGTAGCCCTGGCAACTCCTCGCATGTGGCCCTCTCAGCGCCCGTCTCCACAGAGCCTGTTGATGCCAACGTGGGGCTGGCCTGGCTGACTGTGGGCAGCATGTGTCTCTTCATTGCCG GCTTTGCCATGGGTTGGGGGCCCATCCCCTGGCTCCTCATGTCAGAGATCTTCCCTCTGCACGTCAAGGGCGTAGCAACAGGCGTCTGCGTCCTCACTAACTGGCTCATGGCCTTTCTCGTGACCAAGGAATTCAGCAGCCTCATG GAGGTCCTCAGGCCCTACGGAGCCTTCTGGCTCGCCTCCGCCTTCTGCATCTTCAGTGTCCTTTTCACCTTGTTCTGTGTTCCTGAAACCAAAGGAAAGACTCTGGAACAAATCACAGCCCATTTTGAGGGGCGATGA
- the SLC2A8 gene encoding solute carrier family 2, facilitated glucose transporter member 8 isoform X6, with the protein MTPEDPEETQPLLEPPGGSAPRGRRVFLAAFAAALGPLSFGFALGYSSPAIPSLQRAAPPTPRLDDEAASWFGAIVTLGAAAGGVLGGWLVDRAGRKLSLLLCSVPFVTGFAVITAAQDVWMLLGGRLLTGLACGVASLVAPVYISEIAYPAVRGLLGSCVQLMVVIGILLAYLAALRTMGPQRGAPCRREERDPDGQSPSEQGFHLALLWQPGIYKPFVIGVSLMAFQQLSGVNAIMFYAQTIFEEAKFKDSSLASIIVGVIQVLFTAVAALIMDRAGRRLLLALSGVVMVFSMSAFGAYFKLTQGSPGNSSHVALSAPVSTEPVDANVGLAWLTVGSMCLFIAGFAMGWGPIPWLLMSEIFPLHVKGVATGVCVLTNWLMAFLVTKEFSSLMEVLRPYGAFWLASAFCIFSVLFTLFCVPETKGKTLEQITAHFEGR; encoded by the exons ATGACGCCCGAAGACCCTGAGGAGACCCAGCCGCTTCTGGAGCCTCCTGGCGGCAG CGCGCCCCGCGGCCGCCGCGTCTTCCTTGCCGCCTTCGCCGCTGCCCTGGGCCCACTCAGCTTCGGCTTCGCGCTCGGCTACAGCTCCCCGGCCATCCCAAGCCTGCAGCGCGCCGCGCCCCCGACCCCACGCCTGGACGACGAAGCCGCCTCCTGGTTCGGG GCCATCGTGACCCTGGGCGCCGCGGCAGGGGGTGTGCTGGGCGGCTGGCTGGTGGACCGTGCCGGGCGCAAGCTGAGCCTCCTGCTGTGCTCCGTGCCCTTCGTGACCGGCTTTGCTGTCATCACCGCGGCCCAGGACGTGTGGATGCTGCTGGGGGGCCGCCTCCTCACCGGCCTGGCCTGCGGTGTTGCCTCCCTAGTGGCCCCG GTCTACATCTCCGAAATCGCCTACCCAGCAGTCCGGGGGCTGCTCGGCTCCTGTGTGCAGCTGATGGTCGTCATCGGCATCCTCCTGGCCTACCTGGCAG CCCTTAGGACAATGGGCCCACAGAGGGGAGCTCCTtgcaggagggaagagagagatccTGATGGCCAATCTCCGTCAGAGCAGGGCTTCCACCTGGCCCTGCTGTGGCAGCCTGGCATCTACAAGCCCTTCGTCATCGGCGTCTCCCTGATGGCCTTCCAGCAGCTGTCGGGGGTCAACGCCATTATGTTCTATGCACAGACCATCTTTGAAGAGGCCAAGTTCAAG GACAGCAGCCTGGCCTCAATCATTGTGGGTGTCATCCAGGTGCTGTTCACAGCTGTGGCAGCCCTCATCATGGACAGAGCAGGGCGGAGGCTGCTCCTGGCCTTGTCAG GTGTGGTCATGGTGTTCAGCATGAGTGCCTTCGGTGCCTACTTCAAGCTGACCCAGGGTAGCCCTGGCAACTCCTCGCATGTGGCCCTCTCAGCGCCCGTCTCCACAGAGCCTGTTGATGCCAACGTGGGGCTGGCCTGGCTGACTGTGGGCAGCATGTGTCTCTTCATTGCCG GCTTTGCCATGGGTTGGGGGCCCATCCCCTGGCTCCTCATGTCAGAGATCTTCCCTCTGCACGTCAAGGGCGTAGCAACAGGCGTCTGCGTCCTCACTAACTGGCTCATGGCCTTTCTCGTGACCAAGGAATTCAGCAGCCTCATG GAGGTCCTCAGGCCCTACGGAGCCTTCTGGCTCGCCTCCGCCTTCTGCATCTTCAGTGTCCTTTTCACCTTGTTCTGTGTTCCTGAAACCAAAGGAAAGACTCTGGAACAAATCACAGCCCATTTTGAGGGGCGATGA
- the SLC2A8 gene encoding solute carrier family 2, facilitated glucose transporter member 8 isoform X5 — protein sequence MTPEDPEETQPLLEPPGGSAPRGRRVFLAAFAAALGPLSFGFALGYSSPAIPSLQRAAPPTPRLDDEAASWFGAIVTLGAAAGGVLGGWLVDRAGRKLSLLLCSVPFVTGFAVITAAQDVWMLLGGRLLTGLACGVASLVAPVYISEIAYPAVRGLLGSCVQLMVVIGILLAYLAALRTMGPQRGAPCRREERDPDGQSPSEQGFHLALLWQPGIYKPFVIGVSLMAFQQLSGVNAIMFYAQTIFEEAKFKDSSLASIIVGVIQVLFTAVAALIMDRAGRRLLLALSGVVMVFSMSAFGAYFKLTQGSPGNSSHVALSAPVSTEPVDANVGLAWLTVGSMCLFIAGFAMGWGPIPWLLMSEIFPLHVKGVATGVCVLTNWLMAFLVTKEFSSLMLPPVPVPAAALWTRDYLGALQTCSQPSTHDTKAAEGEVGLWDLCLLAGGAFGGWVLGTWSLLSCGCLIGEELCLPNKD from the exons ATGACGCCCGAAGACCCTGAGGAGACCCAGCCGCTTCTGGAGCCTCCTGGCGGCAG CGCGCCCCGCGGCCGCCGCGTCTTCCTTGCCGCCTTCGCCGCTGCCCTGGGCCCACTCAGCTTCGGCTTCGCGCTCGGCTACAGCTCCCCGGCCATCCCAAGCCTGCAGCGCGCCGCGCCCCCGACCCCACGCCTGGACGACGAAGCCGCCTCCTGGTTCGGG GCCATCGTGACCCTGGGCGCCGCGGCAGGGGGTGTGCTGGGCGGCTGGCTGGTGGACCGTGCCGGGCGCAAGCTGAGCCTCCTGCTGTGCTCCGTGCCCTTCGTGACCGGCTTTGCTGTCATCACCGCGGCCCAGGACGTGTGGATGCTGCTGGGGGGCCGCCTCCTCACCGGCCTGGCCTGCGGTGTTGCCTCCCTAGTGGCCCCG GTCTACATCTCCGAAATCGCCTACCCAGCAGTCCGGGGGCTGCTCGGCTCCTGTGTGCAGCTGATGGTCGTCATCGGCATCCTCCTGGCCTACCTGGCAG CCCTTAGGACAATGGGCCCACAGAGGGGAGCTCCTtgcaggagggaagagagagatccTGATGGCCAATCTCCGTCAGAGCAGGGCTTCCACCTGGCCCTGCTGTGGCAGCCTGGCATCTACAAGCCCTTCGTCATCGGCGTCTCCCTGATGGCCTTCCAGCAGCTGTCGGGGGTCAACGCCATTATGTTCTATGCACAGACCATCTTTGAAGAGGCCAAGTTCAAG GACAGCAGCCTGGCCTCAATCATTGTGGGTGTCATCCAGGTGCTGTTCACAGCTGTGGCAGCCCTCATCATGGACAGAGCAGGGCGGAGGCTGCTCCTGGCCTTGTCAG GTGTGGTCATGGTGTTCAGCATGAGTGCCTTCGGTGCCTACTTCAAGCTGACCCAGGGTAGCCCTGGCAACTCCTCGCATGTGGCCCTCTCAGCGCCCGTCTCCACAGAGCCTGTTGATGCCAACGTGGGGCTGGCCTGGCTGACTGTGGGCAGCATGTGTCTCTTCATTGCCG GCTTTGCCATGGGTTGGGGGCCCATCCCCTGGCTCCTCATGTCAGAGATCTTCCCTCTGCACGTCAAGGGCGTAGCAACAGGCGTCTGCGTCCTCACTAACTGGCTCATGGCCTTTCTCGTGACCAAGGAATTCAGCAGCCTCATG CTGCCTCCTGTTCCAGTTCCTGCTGCTGCTCTGTGGACTCGGGATTACCTTGGAGCTTTGCAGACCTGCAGTCAGCCCTCCACACATGACACTAAAGCAGCAGAAGGAGAGGTGGGCCTCTGGGATCTTTGTCTTCTGGCTGGAGGTGCTTTTGGAGGTTGGGTGCTGGGCACCTGGTCGCTCCTCTCATGTGGCTGCCTTATTGGGGAGGAACTTTGTTTGCCAAATAAAGATTGA
- the SLC2A8 gene encoding solute carrier family 2, facilitated glucose transporter member 8 isoform X2 produces MTPEDPEETQPLLEPPGGSAPRGRRVFLAAFAAALGPLSFGFALGYSSPAIPSLQRAAPPTPRLDDEAASWFGAIVTLGAAAGGVLGGWLVDRAGRKLSLLLCSVPFVTGFAVITAAQDVWMLLGGRLLTGLACGVASLVAPVYISEIAYPAVRGLLGSCVQLMVVIGILLAYLAGWVLEWRWLAVLGCVPPSLMLLLMCFMPETPRFLLTQHRRQEAMAALQFLCGSEQGWEEPPTGAEQGFHLALLWQPGIYKPFVIGVSLMAFQQLSGVNAIMFYAQTIFEEAKFKDSSLASIIVGVIQVLFTAVAALIMDRAGRRLLLALSGVVMVFSMSAFGAYFKLTQGSPGNSSHVALSAPVSTEPVDANVGLAWLTVGSMCLFIAGFAMGWGPIPWLLMSEIFPLHVKGVATGVCVLTNWLMAFLVTKEFSSLMLPPVPVPAAALWTRDYLGALQTCSQPSTHDTKAAEGEVGLWDLCLLAGGAFGGWVLGTWSLLSCGCLIGEELCLPNKD; encoded by the exons ATGACGCCCGAAGACCCTGAGGAGACCCAGCCGCTTCTGGAGCCTCCTGGCGGCAG CGCGCCCCGCGGCCGCCGCGTCTTCCTTGCCGCCTTCGCCGCTGCCCTGGGCCCACTCAGCTTCGGCTTCGCGCTCGGCTACAGCTCCCCGGCCATCCCAAGCCTGCAGCGCGCCGCGCCCCCGACCCCACGCCTGGACGACGAAGCCGCCTCCTGGTTCGGG GCCATCGTGACCCTGGGCGCCGCGGCAGGGGGTGTGCTGGGCGGCTGGCTGGTGGACCGTGCCGGGCGCAAGCTGAGCCTCCTGCTGTGCTCCGTGCCCTTCGTGACCGGCTTTGCTGTCATCACCGCGGCCCAGGACGTGTGGATGCTGCTGGGGGGCCGCCTCCTCACCGGCCTGGCCTGCGGTGTTGCCTCCCTAGTGGCCCCG GTCTACATCTCCGAAATCGCCTACCCAGCAGTCCGGGGGCTGCTCGGCTCCTGTGTGCAGCTGATGGTCGTCATCGGCATCCTCCTGGCCTACCTGGCAG GCTGGGTGCTGGAGTGGCGCTGGCTGGCTGTGCTGGGCTGCGTGCCTCCCTCCCTGATGCTGCTGCTCATGTGCTTCATGCCTGAGACCCCACGCTTCCTGCTGACTCAGCACAGGCGCCAGGAGGCCATGGCCGCCCTGCAGTTCCTGTGTGGCTCCGAGCAGGGCTGGGAAGAACCCCCAACTGGGGCCGAGCAG GGCTTCCACCTGGCCCTGCTGTGGCAGCCTGGCATCTACAAGCCCTTCGTCATCGGCGTCTCCCTGATGGCCTTCCAGCAGCTGTCGGGGGTCAACGCCATTATGTTCTATGCACAGACCATCTTTGAAGAGGCCAAGTTCAAG GACAGCAGCCTGGCCTCAATCATTGTGGGTGTCATCCAGGTGCTGTTCACAGCTGTGGCAGCCCTCATCATGGACAGAGCAGGGCGGAGGCTGCTCCTGGCCTTGTCAG GTGTGGTCATGGTGTTCAGCATGAGTGCCTTCGGTGCCTACTTCAAGCTGACCCAGGGTAGCCCTGGCAACTCCTCGCATGTGGCCCTCTCAGCGCCCGTCTCCACAGAGCCTGTTGATGCCAACGTGGGGCTGGCCTGGCTGACTGTGGGCAGCATGTGTCTCTTCATTGCCG GCTTTGCCATGGGTTGGGGGCCCATCCCCTGGCTCCTCATGTCAGAGATCTTCCCTCTGCACGTCAAGGGCGTAGCAACAGGCGTCTGCGTCCTCACTAACTGGCTCATGGCCTTTCTCGTGACCAAGGAATTCAGCAGCCTCATG CTGCCTCCTGTTCCAGTTCCTGCTGCTGCTCTGTGGACTCGGGATTACCTTGGAGCTTTGCAGACCTGCAGTCAGCCCTCCACACATGACACTAAAGCAGCAGAAGGAGAGGTGGGCCTCTGGGATCTTTGTCTTCTGGCTGGAGGTGCTTTTGGAGGTTGGGTGCTGGGCACCTGGTCGCTCCTCTCATGTGGCTGCCTTATTGGGGAGGAACTTTGTTTGCCAAATAAAGATTGA